The genomic interval ttaagataaatttatatgtatttatgaaaagttaaaaaagttatgGATCCCGAgtgtaaagagatgttgagttgaaaatgaTTATAGGTCCTACGTGTAAATAGtttttgagttgaattgagtttaatgatttgagagttggatgtttgaaaattagattcagtttaaaattagatcaaattgagttgatctcagttcaatttaagttttaaacataacctaaaaatatatcaattgaattaaactcactacaaaaaaaaaaaacaaaaaacccttAAATATATCCCAAGAGAACCTAGAATTCATGAagctttttgtttgttttatttattaattaatttatttgaaagttgagGCACctaaacgaaagaaagaaagaaagaaagaaagaataatacAATGGGAATGGTTAACGATTCTGATCAGCACTTGTTTATTGGGCATAATTGTAATTTGTCTGCTTTTGGAATCTCAACTTGCAAAAGGTATAAGAACCAAGAAGTCACCCAACTCGGctttaaaaatgaattaattaatagtgGAAGAAAAGTATCAACCGTAAATGGTGCAATGTTTGGAACTTTAGACACAACCAAGGGTCACTTGACAAGTCCAAAGGCCACTAActttattttatactaaaaaaattaaaaaaaaaaaatcaataagatCATTGATTCTTTGAACTGACCCTATTTCCTTCCCCATCccaaatcaaagaaaattaaaaaaaaaaaaacaaaaaaatacccaagcaaaaatgttttttattttctcgatTTAACCGAATatgtagttaatttttttttaatagttaagacgtgactattattgtatttatatatttttcttttttcttcttaaatatttaaagatgtttaaaaatatataaaaaaaaatgaaaaaaaaaaatacatatgcaCTAGGGGCATACCTAGCAGTACATGCTGAGCGGCCGAGTAGCAGGATCTGATATTTTACTAGACCGGTAACTCAATACAAATATGACACAGTCTTAAAGTGCACAAACTATAAGTATCGTATAttcctattaaaaaataaatttttttttatctaaatcacaattttttccttttttttggaATGGAGTACTTGtcactatataaatcattttgataatattgagaAAAGTCTAGggaacgagttttttttttttttttttttatttatttatttttatttaaaatgaagaggGACCATGCAAACACGTCTTTTATCCCATTAAAGTCCATAATAGTATAACAAGTTCACATCACACGGAAGATATTAGTAGCAAATTAATCTTATCTACtcggaaagaaaagaaaaggtagggATGAGTTAGATCATATTTATGTTAATTTGATTATCTTGTCTGCCATTAAATGGAATTGATGTGTGCTGATATTAAGGTACCCAAAAAAAGTAGTGCCAgtaaatgtatttataattttccttacaaaaattattttattttattagttttcttttaaaatttaaaattttatgatttttagcatattaataactgatatataaagaaataaattaagttttttttgtaaatttctcttaaatacatttagcattttccacaaaaataaGTTGTATAATCGCAAGATGAAGAAATCTATTGGTATTGATGAGTACTGACTTAGTTAGGTTGTGTTATTAAAAGAATTAacgtctcgtttggttatacagttcagttaagatgagatgagatgttttgttaaaagttgaataaaatattatcataatattacttttattttaggatttgaaaattttaaattgtttattatactttctcgtctcgtctcatctcatctcatcattataattttatcaaattctcacacaaaatataataaataattcaactttttcaaattcaaaaaaaaaaatattttttttaaatttttattcgaactcatcttatttcaactcacCATCCAAATTGCAATTTAAACAAATCCTTTGTAAGTATTTATCATGTTTGTTTTGCCCTTTTGATTCCCAAACATTAAACTGCTCATTAGTAACAACGATCCTCTACACCCTTTTGTCATGACCCCTTTGTCTTGCAAGTTTATTAACGCAGAAGTCAAATTTAAAATCCTCTCTCTTATAaatgatattcatttttttcaaagcttaTCATTAGGATTTGTTTGTCTACCATATAGTGTCTTGGCATAATACTAAAATCAGACGATATTtgagtctaattttatttatcataatGCAGTTAGACAATAGACTTGTTTTGCAGTTGAAACAAACTCTTtcgtttctattttcttttacaacTCCATTTTCACCTATAATTTAAGacaatattaatttactaatgataaataatttgagAGAGTTTGCTACGAATTTTGTAAATCTCAACACTTTAATGGAGATAAACAAAGGTCAGCTCAAGTTCTTGTCCGGATTTAAATGCTTCAAATAAGAGAAAAGTAGATACGTTAAATGAGCTTTACGccatttatttctcatttaatactgtccaaaatatttatacagACAACAATAAATGTTCAGGGGCGgctcaatacaaattgaggCCTAAAACGAAATTTAGGTGAGTCattcttaattataatataataaaatataaattattatatagaatattttcaaaattttcaataaaatgagattttatttaaaatctttaaatacaatttttgtgaatttatatttataacaacttaaaatgaggcctttttgtgcctcaatttagcaagatcttaaaaaattatttaatatataaataattcattatattaaatattaaatttagtattatggggccttgcacacattgaaaaatataaaaatgatttaatgaaatggtttttatttttttttttcaaaataaaaaaaaaaaaatctcatttttatttttgggggcCTTACCATTGAGCCGGCCCTGTAAACGTTGTAGGTTCActtcatatctctctctctcatgccgAAGATCTTTTTCCCTTgtttctctctaaaaaaaagaaaaaagaaggaatttAGTTCATATTCATCCTGATGGGGGGAGTTGCTCCATTGAACATCAATCACAGGACGTTTATAGAATGATTGCCAAGAATATAGGGCATTGTCTGTCCTGAATTGAAATAACAGATATGAACTAACACACGAGCTGAACTGCAGGCCGCTCAAGAAGTTGAAGCTGCTTTGTGTTGAACTCGAATCAAGATTCCAAACTAATTGTAGATTGGTTGCAAGTTAAAGCATGATAGAAGTAGATTTGGGGACAAGCTTTTAAAGGTTCCTTCAGCAGTCGAGGAATGTAAAACGCTACGACCCACCAAAATAAGATAACAGGATTTTATGGGcaacaaaaatgatataaacATCAACTTCTGCAcaattttttgataatattattagttttaaagtcaattgaattttgtttaattttgatCGGTTTGaagctagaaaaaaaaaatattttattgaaaaactgaaaacttatctcaacatatctcaaaccaatcattgatagaatacattactttttcaattttccattaaaacatatctcaacctatttcatacattcaaacacatcttaaTAGACCCACAAAACCCGctcaaatatcttaatttactcatattcacatatcaactcaaatcatctgaaatcacGGCACCCAAATCCAGCCTAAATTATTTTTCCCCTACAATACGGCATCGACCACATGGGGGGGTCTTCGCAAGAAAATGACTTTTTTGCTGCATTAAAGCCATACTTGGTAGGCCAGAACCgcggaaaaatatatattaccaaAAGTGGCAAAGAGCCATTTACAAGGAAATCCTGCGAACGGATTCAAAATTTCAAGGAGTTAGGGGCATCCTACATATAAATTACAAGTACATTCGTCCACGCAGGAACTAGACAGCGTTTCAGAGTCACCCTTGCAACAGATCCGCAGAactttgttttggaaaaatcgGTTAAATGACAGGGTCAAAGAAGCGACTCCGAGCCCTCCCAGTGCCAAGAGAACCACACCCCAATCACAATAATTCCTAACCAACAAAAGAAACCCATTGCTTTCAAAGTGGAGATTCAGTTGGAGGAGATATCAGAATCTGAAACTCGAATGTGAAAATACCATCCGGGTGTCAAAGCAGAGACATCGTTGAGGGTTTAGTAGTTTAAGACAGTCAGTGGATCAGACAACCAGAAAATTCTCAGTTTTTGGACTTTGGCACATCGCCCACGCTGTTGGAGGAGCTATCTTGAAGACCTTGAGATGAAGAATACCTGCTTGAAGAGCTATTTTCGGTTACGCTCCTTTCCTTCCTCTGTGATTGCTTGCCCTTTGTTCCTCCAGATGAGGAATCCTATATGAACCAATTCAGTGGTTCTTCAATCATGAATTTGCTGAGCATTTCTacaataattacttttataacCATAAAACTAACCTGTTGTGCTGATGACCCAGGCATCTTCAATTCGAGGTCTGTTGCCACATCATTAGAATCATCACATCTTTCAACATTGTTGGCCCTTTGATGAGTTGACGATGACTTACTTTTGGattcttgttttcttgaaaTCTGGGACGTGGATGCTTGTTGGGCCGATGGCTGCTCCACTGGAGGGTTGGGAGGAGTCGGATAAGGGATGAAAGTTGAACAGGGATTATGAATGGCACCAGGATTCTGATTTCCAAAGAAGGAATATGGCTGCAGAGATGGGTGCATAGGGATTGCGCCTGGAGGGACAGGTACAGGAACTGGGTATGAATAAGGCGGACCCATTACAACAGAAGGATCAATGGCAGACCATGGGAACATAACCCTGACTCTTTGCTGATACTGAACGTTCATATTATCAATGTCAGTTTTTATTGAAGCCTTCTCTTCTCTAAGCTCATTCTTCTCCTGTGTTAGCTGTAAGTGGTAAAAAATTACATAAGATATAAGCACAAAATGGGATTCACAACCATGAGGTAACCTGAAGATAAAATCACCTCACGCGCTTCTTCAGTAAGCACTGCACACTCAGTTTTTAGTCTGTTGACTTCGGCAGTTAAATCCTTCAGCACTTGGACTGTGTCTGTAAGGATGGTTGCCTTGTCATTCTTGGGCCTATCTGGATCTGCATTTTgaatgtaaattgtaattatccAAATTTGGCCTAACTTAACATCATCTCCAGTCGATAATTAAGATTCCAGGTACAATTACCAGTtatgtttattttcaaacaagGTAACTATTTATAGCAAAAAGTAATGCAACTACAAGGACATATTAACATGCAAACTAATATGAAAGCACAGCAAATGCATATGTGTACCTATATCCTCTCTACATGAATATTTATTGCACAAACTCAGCAGAAAGTCTACCGCTCACAGTCATTAATCACTAGCTAAAACTACATCTTCTGGAAAATCAAGAAATGGATCAAAGATTAGTTATTGAAACCACAGTATATTGTAGGAAAGgagaagataaattttagattCATTTGAGTTTCTGCATGCAAttcattaatattatacctATAACTCAATTccttttcaacaaaattatattaagcCTTTATATGTAAGTAAGTGAACAGTGTTCTATGCTGTGAGAAACCTAGTCAGCCAGTCCACAATCAAGTTCCCAAGTATAGGAAAGGACCTTcaaggaaaagaacaaaaaagtcCCCTTGAGTTTAGCACCACCTTAAGATAGTTTCTGCCAGGAAAGAATAAGGCAGCAATGGTGTAGTTAACCAACTGGCACAGCGATCCAGAAAAGCTCATACCTTGCAAGTGAACAGACCCACAAATCAACTCACTCGCATGAAAACTTATTTCCCGGCCCCAATCCCTGTACGGTTGTACTTTATAAATTTGTAGAAGTTAGTACATTTTGTCGTGTATGATTcttttggattcaaagatgagttgagatgagttgagatgggttgagatgagttgtgaatagtagtgagatttgtgagtcaaagttgatgaataataatgaatagtaatgagatgaattgagatgacttgcgaatacaaactgggcTAAATGTCCATGAACCTATCAGTTTTGAAAGATTTCAGGACAATAATATCGGAGACTACGTGAAATTGGTCATTTCCTCAAGGGCAAGGaattattttaagaaacttCTTTCAAGTTGTTAATTTGGGTTTCCCCATGTACCAAATCCTAGCGAGTTATAGGCATGACCCAAAAAGAGGTACTTAGGTGCTATACTTTACCTAATGTGCTTCCCAGCTCGAGAAATTGCTCATTCAGTCGATCCCTCCTCAGCTTTTCACGGTCAGCCTTCTGAACCTTTCTTGCCGCAACTGGATCCTTTATCTCAACATCAACACTTCTTCTGAGACAAAACCCCGCAAATAATATGTCAAACCGAAAAGCACAGTACGTTAATTAGAGCATTTCTTCAGCTCAATCACAAGAAAATCGAACACCCAGCTTTGACTCCGTTTGTGTGTGTCTATGTATCAAATCTAGcaaggaaaataatataaacaactTAGGCCTTCGAATTTTGAATTCAATGTTCTTATtgggttttcaattttttccatCAACATCCTGCATGTGTACTCCCGTACTGCTCACtggttttgaaaaaatcaaacttcattttttatagataaCAAATAACTCaaacagaaattattttaaattaataaattgtagCGGAAAAGACCCAGAAACCTGGAATCGGGATGCAAGTTGTGGGAGCGATTGGGAGGCTGAGAGGACGAAGAAGGGGCTAAATCCGCCTTCAACTGATCGTCTGTCATCCATTGATCCATTCCACTGTTAATGAGGgcttctcactctctctcaaacaCACGCATTAACCACCAGAGCTCAATCTGGGTCCTAGGGTTTTTGCCGGTTCTTAttctttttgggtatttttttcttcttggctAAGGATTTGATTGCAGAAAAGAAACGTGATCTGATAAAGAACTCGGTGAGAGATAGAGACagacagagagatagagagagagagagagagtggcgACGGAAGAGGGACAAAGAATGGGCTTGTGCTTCACACGAGCCACGAGCATCTGCCTCACCCATCTGGaatttctcctttttatttcttttaaataatttctaattctttctatcaaaaaaaaaaaaatttgaatttttgttaaAGGTGTTTTTCTTTCggaaagaaaaatatcatttattgaaatttaatttttaacatcgTGCCACGTCATCGTCATAGTTGGTATTACTTccttaaattatgaaatttaatttttaacatcgTGCCACGTCATCGTCATAGTTGGTATTACTTccttaaattatgaaatttaatttttaacatcgTGCCACGTCATCGTCATAGTTGGTATTActtccttaaattatcaaaaatattataaaatacattcAACTAAGTTTCCActtaaacattattttaaattagacaTTTTTCATCTACTTTAACCTAAATGAATCAATGAACTGTGCGATTAGTAATGAGCTTCAACTCCAACGGCATTAGATTCCTCAGCCTTGATAAAAGAGTTGGAGTCTAAAAATTAGGGGTATAAATTTAAATCGAAAAACCGGttcggaccagaccgaaccagACTCGTTGATCCGATTTTGAATTGGTCCGGTCTGGAACTgattcctatattatgaaaaccggccggaacaTTTCTGTTCCTTAGTTTCcaggaccggaccagaccgaactgAACCGGAccagttgaaaaaaatatatatataaaaattaattttatatattatacaaaatatttatatatatatatattaaatatatatataatatataattatatatcatatatgaaataattttatattataatttataaattataatataaaatattaatcttaaatatgaacatttgtaatttgtttaatcatatgttattaatataattttatataagataatgttattataatttataaaataaaagtttaatcttaaatatgaaaatttaattgatcatagactttaaacataatatatatatatattaaattattaataacattttataataagaagtaatactttattatatattttttacaatttaaaaaaattgaaaaactagACCGGACCTGACTGGAAACCGATAAAACTGGacgtaccggtttaggagggtaaccggagcgtaatcggttttgaaaaatgaaaaaccagtacataccagttcggtcctaaattttatccaaaaccggaccggatcggaccggttacacctctACTAAAAACAACTCCAATTCTGACTTTGAGAGAGAGTTAATTTGGGCTCCACTTCGAGAACTGAGAACTAAGAGCATTGTCAATGAATTAGTTAAAAGATAAATCTATTAAGTATCTAGCcgttaaaaaccaaaaaatgattacaatggattagtcaaattccaaataattaaaatttagttacagttatattcaaaataatttccaaatttgaatggTCTTGTTCATAGgccaaattcttattttatgaattatttctctctccagcAAACCAACATGTCCAATTTTTAGAAATGTTTGTTGAATGGATGCTCTCTTCAGGTGCACGGGTTTATGGATACTCTGtccaaatttgataaaaaaaaagtagttggatgagaatgatagaaattagtaaaatatgataaaataaaataaattaataattaaaaaaattaaatatttttttaattattaattactcattgctatataatgaataaataggtaatccaatatgaaaatttgatgtgaatatcAAAAgccaaatttattttatattatttaattgttatataatgaaaaaatggttatttcaatatgaaaacttatgtgaatgaaatagccaaaagttaaatttatcttatatttataaaaaatacaatttaattttagctaatccattgagagtgCTGAGTCGAAATTCTTATTTAAAGTTAGGTTTTTGCTTTCTCGATTTGCACTTTTTCAGCATCCAAACAAAgattaagaaatttatatacTACTAAATACAACAAGAAtctcatagatttcaaatataGCAAGAGAATCAAGGTAATAATTAGAATCTCATAGATTTCAAACAAAGATGCAGAGGGAgtagagagagaaaacaaagcGGTCGAGGAGGACGAAAGGCATAGGGTTAGTTCAAAGAGATGAATATGTAGGACGAGCAAAACAATGTCgttttaagattttcttaaaaaatatatataaaataaaaaattgcattatTTTAGTCTCATGTGGACTCAAACTAATGTGGTTTATAAAAATTGTTCCAACGATTAGGCTACTCAACCTTCTATCATTTATgttacaatattaaatataccTAGCGAAGTCGGATTTTGTAGTCTGGAATCTTGTTGGACTCCAAACTCCGATTCCAACTCTGACAATTTTAGGAGTCAGGACTCTGATTCAAATTTTGAACTTCAAATTTTCCGACTTTGACCTCGTCGAAACTACGAATTTTTGCCCAGCACTATGTgctttgaataataataataataattacaaaagaaaatctaGATGTGATAATTTTAGATCCATGCTGGTCCTTATTAAAAATAGTAGTGTTACATGTACACAcaattttatgcataatattatatgtactGAGTAGTAGCCTcatgttattagtattttttatatatataaattgaattttaaatttcaaattttaaaatttctataatttttagtaattgacatatcaatatataccgttatctttttttttttttttaaggggacgacactctaattttattgaaactttCACTTATGGTAGAAGAAAGCCGTGTAAACAAACCGGATACCTGAGGGTTACATATAAACAAAACATCCAAACCTAGATATCAAAATAAATCCAAACCATATTATGAACATTCCAGTGGGACAAAACTATTATCTACTTTGAACATAATTAAATAGCACTGTCctactaaaaaaataacaatttaggagtgcaaaaatatttttttttgtcatttttcaaaaatttaagactttttataatatttttagattttatttcttaGAGGTATATAATCTTAGATTTATCTGCTTATTAAGACATAATAAGGAAAAGATAtaatgaaggaaagaaaaaacaaaacaaaaactgtatTTAAACTGTCTTATAATTGGACTAGTTTGGTTAGACCTCCGATTCTGAATTTTGACTTTAAGCTATGTTTTAAAAACGATTCATCCAGACTGATTCAATCAAATTTAACTTGAATAGGTTGGAAACTAGTTCAATATTTGTGCAGTATCTGATTTGCCCTCAGAACA from Juglans microcarpa x Juglans regia isolate MS1-56 chromosome 4S, Jm3101_v1.0, whole genome shotgun sequence carries:
- the LOC121262479 gene encoding transcription factor bHLH121-like isoform X2, which produces MDQWMTDDQLKADLAPSSSSQPPNRSHNLHPDSRSVDVEIKDPVAARKVQKADREKLRRDRLNEQFLELGSTLDPDRPKNDKATILTDTVQVLKDLTAEVNRLKTECAVLTEEARELTQEKNELREEKASIKTDIDNMNVQYQQRVRVMFPWSAIDPSVVMGPPYSYPVPVPVPPGAIPMHPSLQPYSFFGNQNPGAIHNPCSTFIPYPTPPNPPVEQPSAQQASTSQISRKQESKSKSSSTHQRANNVERCDDSNDVATDLELKMPGSSAQQDSSSGGTKGKQSQRKERSVTENSSSSRYSSSQGLQDSSSNSVGDVPKSKN
- the LOC121262479 gene encoding transcription factor bHLH121-like isoform X1: MDQWMTDDQLKADLAPSSSSQPPNRSHNLHPDSRRSVDVEIKDPVAARKVQKADREKLRRDRLNEQFLELGSTLDPDRPKNDKATILTDTVQVLKDLTAEVNRLKTECAVLTEEARELTQEKNELREEKASIKTDIDNMNVQYQQRVRVMFPWSAIDPSVVMGPPYSYPVPVPVPPGAIPMHPSLQPYSFFGNQNPGAIHNPCSTFIPYPTPPNPPVEQPSAQQASTSQISRKQESKSKSSSTHQRANNVERCDDSNDVATDLELKMPGSSAQQDSSSGGTKGKQSQRKERSVTENSSSSRYSSSQGLQDSSSNSVGDVPKSKN